A single window of Streptomyces cathayae DNA harbors:
- a CDS encoding IclR family transcriptional regulator, with protein MRGDGRTVTSKAFALLSAFESGPNAQSLSDLAEHAGLPLPTAHRLVRELVEWGALERDEQGRYTVGLRLWEVAQNAGRHLRDTARPYLQDLFSLTHETAHIAIRDGDEALYIDRIYGSTRVPRASRVGGRLPLHATAVGKVLLAYEEEWVRAAYLDHRLEAATRHTHVNPGRLAAELRRVRDEGYATTQEEVRAGSCSIAVPVRIEPHPAAIGLVMLSSDGSTMTRHLPALRGIARRIEAAAVRPQPSLARIPRRPGRGRS; from the coding sequence ATGCGCGGTGACGGCCGCACGGTGACCTCGAAGGCGTTCGCACTGCTCAGCGCCTTCGAGAGCGGTCCCAACGCGCAGTCCCTGAGCGACCTCGCCGAGCACGCCGGCCTGCCCCTGCCCACCGCGCACCGTCTCGTGAGGGAACTCGTCGAGTGGGGCGCGCTGGAACGTGACGAGCAGGGCCGCTACACCGTGGGTCTGCGGCTGTGGGAGGTCGCCCAGAACGCCGGCCGCCATCTGCGCGACACCGCGCGGCCCTACCTCCAGGACCTGTTCTCCCTCACCCACGAGACCGCGCACATCGCGATCAGGGACGGCGACGAGGCCCTCTACATCGACCGGATCTACGGCTCCACCCGGGTCCCCCGCGCCTCCCGCGTCGGCGGCCGTCTGCCGCTGCACGCCACCGCGGTCGGCAAGGTGCTGCTGGCCTACGAGGAGGAGTGGGTGCGCGCCGCGTACCTCGACCACCGGCTCGAGGCGGCCACCCGGCACACCCACGTCAACCCCGGACGGCTGGCCGCGGAGCTGCGCAGGGTCCGCGACGAGGGCTACGCGACCACCCAGGAGGAGGTGCGCGCCGGATCGTGCTCGATCGCCGTCCCGGTCCGCATCGAACCCCACCCGGCCGCCATCGGCCTGGTCATGCTGTCGAGCGACGGAAGCACCATGACCCGCCACCTGCCGGCCCTGCGAGGCATCGCGCGCCGCATCGAGGCGGCCGCCGTCCGCCCCCAGCCCAGCCTCGCCCGCATCCCGCGACGGCCGGGCCGCGGACGCTCCTGA
- a CDS encoding YceI family protein, protein MVLGLLRRLRPQGASGAASGLSVPLPAGAGAFGCEAVDALGRPLGATEVTVTELDSHRVAARGTTDPYGYYMAALPPGRYSVMLTAEGLSPARESVDIVAGVALAPARVVLEPGRRLELPPAGTWVFDPPHTAIRFIAKHVGMAHVHGRFTRFEGGIRVAEDMGDSQVSVRIDASSISTGNQTRDNHLRSADFLDVENYPYIDFAGTRFAYHGGSKWTVHGTLTMHGTTRSVGLDTEYLGTVNGGYEQELRCAALARTELHREDFTLNWRSMLARGIAVVGPTIQLALDVQAMYRTHDTPTPPH, encoded by the coding sequence ATGGTCCTCGGACTGCTGCGGCGCCTGCGTCCGCAGGGCGCCTCCGGCGCCGCGTCGGGCCTCTCGGTCCCCCTGCCGGCGGGCGCGGGGGCGTTCGGCTGCGAGGCCGTCGACGCCCTGGGGCGGCCGCTGGGCGCGACCGAGGTCACGGTGACCGAGCTGGACAGCCACCGCGTCGCGGCTCGCGGCACCACCGACCCGTACGGCTACTACATGGCGGCCCTGCCCCCGGGCAGGTACAGCGTGATGCTGACGGCGGAGGGTCTGTCACCCGCCCGCGAGAGCGTCGACATCGTCGCCGGGGTGGCTCTCGCCCCCGCACGCGTCGTGCTGGAGCCCGGACGCCGACTGGAGCTGCCGCCCGCCGGCACCTGGGTGTTCGACCCTCCGCACACCGCGATCCGGTTCATCGCCAAGCACGTGGGCATGGCTCATGTCCACGGCCGCTTCACGCGGTTCGAGGGCGGCATCCGGGTCGCGGAGGACATGGGCGACTCCCAGGTCTCGGTGCGCATCGACGCCTCCAGCATCTCGACGGGCAACCAGACCCGCGACAACCACCTGCGGTCGGCCGACTTCCTCGACGTCGAGAACTACCCGTACATCGACTTCGCCGGCACGCGGTTCGCCTACCACGGCGGCTCCAAGTGGACCGTGCACGGCACCCTCACGATGCACGGCACCACTCGCTCGGTGGGCCTCGACACCGAGTATCTCGGCACCGTGAACGGCGGCTACGAGCAGGAGCTGCGCTGCGCCGCCCTCGCCAGGACCGAGCTGCATCGCGAGGACTTCACCCTCAACTGGCGTTCCATGCTCGCCCGCGGCATCGCCGTCGTCGGGCCGACGATCCAGCTGGCGCTCGACGTACAGGCCATGTACCGGACCCACGACACACCGACCCCGCCCCACTAG
- a CDS encoding serine hydrolase domain-containing protein, which translates to MQHTEAPKPAVALTGTPGVERRFLEILDETIRADIESGAYHGANVIVARHGEIALRGSYGLADARTGRPTRRDDVYRILSMSKGFTNALVFRALSEGRLMLSTRVVDLIPEFFGTEPFRAARKDRINLAHLLTHRAGLPATPNPGLGPEGFAVLADVIEALGGVDVVHEPGTNLNYSAAINHALMGEMARRAYGADSFRELVQEKVFGPVGMTHTRFGMPAEWRDLGVPLKVIVANDSWLKPEDIECLNEVIDREDAEMPWVGAVSTIDDVFAFTEMLRNKGRTGSGEQLIGESVLDFATTNQTGDQINDLYGMVAAARKWDLPPGNMGLGMALAGTGTHARFFGPFVSPRTFGSYGAGSSLLWVDPVSGMSFCFLSSGVMDEGDNVARFQKLSSIAASAATSV; encoded by the coding sequence GTGCAGCACACCGAGGCCCCGAAGCCCGCGGTCGCCCTCACCGGGACACCCGGCGTCGAGCGCCGCTTCCTCGAAATCCTGGACGAGACCATCCGCGCGGACATCGAGAGCGGCGCCTACCACGGGGCGAACGTCATCGTGGCCCGCCACGGCGAGATCGCCCTGCGCGGCAGCTACGGACTGGCCGACGCCCGAACCGGCCGCCCGACCCGGCGCGACGACGTCTACCGCATCCTGTCCATGTCCAAGGGCTTCACCAACGCCCTGGTCTTCCGGGCCCTCAGCGAGGGCAGGCTGATGCTGTCGACCCGCGTCGTCGACCTCATCCCCGAGTTCTTCGGCACCGAGCCGTTCCGCGCGGCGCGCAAGGACCGGATCAACCTCGCCCACCTGCTCACGCATCGCGCCGGCCTGCCCGCGACGCCCAACCCGGGGCTGGGCCCGGAGGGTTTCGCCGTACTCGCCGATGTCATCGAGGCGCTGGGCGGCGTCGACGTCGTGCACGAACCGGGCACGAACCTGAACTACTCGGCGGCCATCAACCACGCGCTGATGGGCGAGATGGCCCGCCGCGCCTACGGTGCCGACTCGTTCCGGGAACTCGTGCAGGAGAAGGTCTTCGGCCCCGTCGGCATGACGCACACCAGGTTCGGGATGCCCGCCGAATGGCGTGACCTGGGCGTTCCGCTGAAGGTCATCGTCGCCAACGACTCCTGGCTCAAGCCCGAGGACATCGAGTGCCTCAACGAGGTCATCGACCGCGAGGACGCCGAGATGCCCTGGGTCGGCGCGGTGTCCACCATCGACGACGTCTTCGCGTTCACCGAGATGCTGCGGAACAAGGGGCGCACCGGCTCCGGGGAGCAGCTCATCGGTGAGTCGGTGCTGGACTTCGCCACGACCAACCAGACCGGCGACCAGATCAACGACCTCTACGGCATGGTCGCCGCCGCCCGCAAGTGGGACCTCCCGCCGGGCAACATGGGCCTGGGCATGGCCCTCGCCGGCACGGGGACGCACGCCCGTTTCTTCGGCCCGTTCGTCTCGCCGCGCACCTTCGGCTCCTACGGCGCCGGTTCGTCCCTGCTGTGGGTGGACCCGGTCTCGGGCATGTCCTTCTGCTTCCTCTCCTCCGGAGTGATGGACGAGGGCGACAACGTCGCCCGCTTCCAGAAGCTCTCCTCGATCGCCGCCTCCGCGGCAACCAGCGTCTGA
- a CDS encoding HD domain-containing protein — MNEMNTALPRQSPTANQLGTDVTGHLPDRAGVPGTAGFRPEDDAVWRLAVDHLHVRSNDGHTAYSYGLAAALCDLHPGADRDVVLPAIILHDTGWSKVPEDEVLEAIRPGGGRRDLVLRHEKEGAAIAADILARLGHDPARTAEIVEIIDGHDTRLTALSLNDSLVKDADKLWRLTPHGVDTVMDWFGLTREQAHTLIGSRVHDHLFTDTARTMARALAAVATIDSTPQRIALG; from the coding sequence ATGAACGAGATGAACACGGCACTGCCCCGTCAGAGCCCCACCGCCAACCAACTCGGCACGGACGTCACCGGCCATCTGCCCGACCGCGCCGGCGTGCCCGGTACCGCGGGCTTCCGGCCCGAGGACGACGCCGTGTGGCGCCTGGCCGTCGACCACCTCCACGTGCGGAGCAACGACGGCCACACCGCCTACTCCTACGGCCTCGCCGCGGCCCTGTGCGACCTGCATCCCGGTGCCGACCGCGATGTCGTGCTGCCCGCGATCATCCTCCACGACACCGGCTGGTCGAAGGTGCCCGAGGACGAGGTGCTCGAGGCCATCCGTCCCGGCGGGGGCCGCCGCGACCTCGTCCTGCGCCACGAGAAGGAGGGCGCCGCGATCGCCGCGGACATCCTCGCCCGGCTCGGCCACGATCCCGCGCGGACGGCCGAGATCGTCGAGATCATCGACGGCCACGACACCCGGCTCACCGCGCTCTCCCTCAACGACTCGCTGGTCAAGGACGCCGACAAGCTCTGGCGGCTCACCCCGCACGGCGTGGACACCGTCATGGACTGGTTCGGGCTGACCCGCGAGCAGGCGCACACGCTGATCGGCAGCCGGGTCCACGACCACCTGTTCACCGACACCGCCCGCACCATGGCCCGCGCCCTCGCCGCGGTCGCGACGATCGACAGCACGCCCCAGCGGATCGCGCTCGGCTGA
- a CDS encoding cytochrome P450, with product MTSLQEEARPMGRCPVAHGFDAMGDDYYRDPAAHLATVRDTSPVFWYPHLNAWIVTRREDCLTVLSDWQTYSSAANSAADVPAKHREVYPPDLVSKMIVGQDPPGHTETRSVAQRGFVKERMDRLQPEIEARAHRIIDRFESNGCANLLEEYSLELTTQTIMALLGLGHEHEAMLRQLRDDLFAVLSSAHEPLPEPARSEVWDRFVEANLKLRAIVDARRDSDADDIISVMASARAKDGSYALPTPQIALHVSEFAAAGTDTTAQAMTNAVLFLSQNPQALEDALAEPELWPRVFEETLRRRPSSTFTSRRVTRDVELSGVRISAGDMVWVALASANTDPEHVERPFEFDIHRPDPTGHLAFTAGRHTCLGNPLARVQGATGLRVLFERLPSLRPEDTDELDFLRMALLPVRRSLQVRWDVADVERSRTRTVRTLTLEVTERTEASEGVVALTLSHPDGGELPPWKAGAHVDVHVPGGDGEPWVRQYSLSSDPKDRTSYRIGVLREQAGRGGSAAVHDALTVGSRVTVSWPRNNFRLLPSPRYLFIAGGIGVTPILPMVREAERAGAEWDLVYGGRTHASMAFRDELAAHGDRVTVVPQDELGLIDLPGLLGEVREGTLVYACGPEPLLRAVEENTAHWPKNSLRLERFAPKPVVRTVPDTPFQVEFAESGTVVEVGADETILEAAQKAGLPVVSSCRTGTCGTCETPIVDGRADHRDSILTPSEQEADRTMLICVSRAAAGCPRLVLGG from the coding sequence ATGACGTCACTGCAGGAAGAGGCCCGTCCCATGGGCCGCTGCCCCGTCGCCCACGGTTTCGACGCGATGGGTGACGACTACTACCGGGACCCGGCCGCTCATCTGGCCACGGTCCGGGACACCTCGCCGGTGTTCTGGTACCCGCACCTGAACGCGTGGATCGTCACGCGGCGGGAGGACTGCCTCACCGTCCTGTCGGACTGGCAGACCTACTCCTCGGCCGCCAACTCGGCCGCGGACGTGCCGGCCAAGCACCGGGAGGTCTACCCGCCGGACCTCGTCTCCAAGATGATCGTGGGGCAGGACCCGCCCGGGCACACCGAGACGCGGTCCGTGGCGCAGCGGGGCTTCGTCAAGGAGCGCATGGACCGGCTGCAGCCCGAGATCGAGGCCAGGGCGCACCGCATCATCGACCGGTTCGAGAGCAACGGCTGCGCGAACCTGCTCGAGGAGTACTCGCTGGAGCTGACCACCCAGACCATCATGGCGTTGCTGGGTCTCGGCCACGAACACGAGGCGATGCTGCGGCAGTTGCGCGACGACCTGTTCGCCGTGCTGTCGTCCGCGCACGAGCCGCTGCCCGAGCCGGCGCGGTCCGAGGTGTGGGACCGCTTCGTCGAGGCCAACCTGAAGCTGCGTGCCATCGTCGACGCGCGACGCGACTCCGATGCCGACGACATCATCTCCGTGATGGCGTCGGCCCGGGCCAAGGACGGCTCGTACGCGCTGCCCACGCCCCAGATCGCCCTGCACGTCTCCGAGTTCGCCGCGGCCGGCACGGACACCACGGCCCAGGCCATGACCAACGCGGTGCTCTTCCTGTCCCAGAACCCGCAGGCGCTCGAGGACGCGCTCGCCGAACCGGAGCTCTGGCCCCGGGTCTTCGAGGAGACGCTGCGGCGGCGCCCGTCCTCGACGTTCACCTCGCGCCGGGTGACGCGGGACGTGGAACTGTCCGGTGTGCGCATCTCGGCCGGTGACATGGTGTGGGTCGCGCTGGCCTCGGCCAACACCGATCCCGAGCACGTCGAGCGGCCCTTCGAGTTCGACATCCACCGCCCCGACCCCACCGGTCACCTGGCCTTCACGGCCGGACGGCACACCTGTCTGGGCAACCCCCTGGCCCGTGTCCAGGGCGCCACGGGGCTGCGGGTGCTCTTCGAGCGGCTGCCGTCGCTGCGCCCGGAGGACACGGACGAGCTCGACTTCCTGCGCATGGCCCTGCTCCCGGTGCGCCGCTCCCTGCAGGTGCGCTGGGACGTCGCGGACGTCGAGCGTTCCCGGACGCGGACCGTGCGCACGCTCACCCTGGAGGTGACGGAGCGCACCGAGGCGTCGGAGGGCGTCGTCGCCCTGACCCTGAGCCATCCGGACGGCGGTGAACTGCCGCCGTGGAAGGCCGGGGCCCATGTCGACGTCCATGTGCCGGGCGGGGACGGTGAGCCGTGGGTGCGCCAGTACTCGCTGTCCTCCGACCCAAAGGACCGCACCTCCTACCGCATCGGCGTGCTGCGGGAGCAGGCCGGCCGGGGCGGGTCGGCCGCGGTGCACGACGCGCTGACGGTCGGGTCCCGGGTCACCGTGTCCTGGCCGCGCAACAACTTCCGGCTCCTGCCCTCGCCCCGCTACCTGTTCATCGCGGGCGGCATCGGTGTCACCCCGATCCTGCCCATGGTCCGGGAGGCCGAGCGGGCCGGCGCCGAGTGGGACCTCGTCTACGGTGGGCGCACGCACGCGTCGATGGCCTTCCGCGACGAGCTGGCCGCCCACGGCGACCGCGTCACGGTGGTCCCCCAGGACGAGCTCGGGCTGATCGACCTGCCCGGCCTGCTCGGTGAGGTGCGCGAGGGGACGCTCGTCTACGCGTGCGGCCCCGAGCCGCTGCTGCGGGCCGTGGAGGAGAACACCGCCCACTGGCCGAAGAACTCTCTGCGCCTGGAGCGGTTCGCCCCGAAGCCCGTGGTGCGGACCGTTCCCGACACACCGTTCCAGGTGGAGTTCGCCGAGTCCGGGACGGTCGTCGAGGTCGGCGCGGACGAGACGATCCTGGAGGCCGCCCAGAAGGCCGGACTCCCGGTGGTCTCCTCGTGCAGGACCGGTACGTGCGGCACCTGCGAGACGCCCATCGTCGATGGCCGGGCCGACCACCGGGACTCGATCCTCACCCCGTCGGAGCAGGAGGCCGACAGGACCATGCTGATCTGTGTGTCCCGGGCCGCGGCCGGCTGCCCCCGACTGGTGCTGGGCGGCTGA
- a CDS encoding SDR family NAD(P)-dependent oxidoreductase, with protein MELDGRIAVVTGAASGMGLAAVKALAGAGATVYGMDLRQEDLDREFAGLERVRGHAADVSDSAAVNRVFDRVREDHGRLHVLVNAAGVATPNKAGQAWVDGINQKMTESFKSGEPYHPEFLDGISDEDFDRVVAINLNGTFYTIRAAVPLMKESGSGSIVNFASVAGLIGLPMPAYYPASKAAVVGLTKAVAAELAPFDIRVNALAPAGIRTAMLTASGDDHVQALLSLQPLKRLAEPDEIGRTVLFLASDAAGHYTGQTLAPSGGALML; from the coding sequence ATGGAACTCGACGGCAGGATCGCGGTCGTCACCGGTGCGGCTTCGGGCATGGGCCTGGCCGCTGTGAAGGCCCTGGCGGGAGCCGGTGCCACGGTGTACGGCATGGATCTGCGGCAGGAGGACCTCGACCGCGAGTTCGCCGGTCTGGAGCGGGTCCGGGGCCATGCCGCGGACGTCTCCGACTCCGCCGCCGTGAACCGCGTCTTCGACCGGGTCCGGGAGGATCACGGCCGCCTGCACGTCCTCGTGAACGCCGCCGGTGTCGCCACGCCGAACAAGGCCGGGCAGGCGTGGGTGGACGGGATCAACCAGAAGATGACCGAGTCCTTCAAGAGCGGCGAGCCCTACCACCCCGAGTTCCTGGACGGCATCTCCGACGAGGACTTCGACCGCGTCGTCGCGATCAACCTCAACGGCACCTTCTACACGATCCGTGCCGCCGTACCGCTGATGAAGGAGAGCGGCAGCGGCTCGATCGTCAACTTCGCCTCCGTCGCGGGGCTCATCGGCCTGCCGATGCCCGCCTACTACCCGGCGTCCAAGGCCGCGGTCGTGGGCCTCACCAAGGCGGTGGCGGCGGAGCTCGCCCCCTTCGACATCCGGGTCAACGCGCTGGCCCCGGCCGGCATCAGGACGGCCATGCTCACGGCGTCCGGCGACGACCACGTCCAGGCACTGCTCTCCCTCCAGCCGCTGAAGCGTCTGGCCGAGCCCGACGAGATCGGCCGGACGGTCCTCTTCCTCGCCTCCGACGCGGCGGGCCACTACACCGGTCAGACCCTGGCGCCCTCCGGCGGCGCCCTCATGCTCTGA
- a CDS encoding 4-hydroxybenzoate 3-monooxygenase, producing MSSSRIHSRTQIGIVGAGPAGLMLSHLLARAGIDSVAIDLRSRREIEETHRAGILEQDSVDLLVGTGVSDRVHRDGYRHDGIELAFGGGGHRIDFQGLVGASTQLYPQTDVFIDLADARERDGGDVRFGVTDVTVDGLTFDSPVMRFTDADGTRHEVRADFLVGADGSRSLCRREVPEARRTQYFREYPFAWFGILTEAAPSAPELIYNHSPRGFALISQRTETLQRMYFQCDPAEDAATWSDDRIWEELQSRVGANGHTLKEGPITSRTVLPFRSFVQEPMHHGRLVLAGDAAHTVPPTGAKGLNLALADVRVLAEELERAVASGDTAPLATYSERALGRVWKAQHFSYWMTTMLHTLPGAGPFDVRRQEGELAAVTGSTAGSTYLAEAYTGWPEGR from the coding sequence ATGTCCTCCTCGCGCATTCACAGCCGTACACAGATCGGCATCGTCGGGGCCGGCCCCGCCGGCCTGATGCTCTCCCACCTGCTCGCCCGGGCCGGGATCGATTCCGTCGCGATCGACCTGCGCAGCCGCCGGGAGATCGAGGAGACCCACCGCGCCGGGATCCTCGAACAGGACTCGGTCGACCTGCTGGTCGGCACCGGCGTCTCGGACCGGGTGCACCGCGACGGTTACCGCCACGACGGCATCGAGCTGGCGTTCGGCGGGGGCGGCCACCGCATCGACTTCCAGGGACTGGTCGGCGCCTCGACCCAGCTCTACCCCCAGACCGACGTCTTCATCGACCTCGCCGACGCCCGCGAACGCGACGGCGGCGACGTCCGGTTCGGCGTCACCGACGTCACGGTCGACGGCCTCACCTTCGACTCCCCGGTCATGCGGTTCACCGACGCCGACGGCACCCGCCACGAGGTGCGCGCCGACTTCCTGGTGGGCGCCGACGGATCGCGCAGCCTGTGCCGCCGCGAGGTGCCGGAGGCGCGGCGCACGCAGTACTTCCGCGAGTACCCCTTCGCCTGGTTCGGCATCCTGACCGAGGCGGCGCCCAGCGCGCCGGAGCTGATCTACAACCACTCGCCGCGGGGCTTCGCGCTGATCAGCCAGCGCACCGAGACCCTCCAGCGGATGTACTTCCAGTGCGACCCCGCGGAGGACGCCGCCACCTGGTCCGACGACCGGATCTGGGAGGAGCTCCAGTCACGCGTCGGGGCCAACGGCCACACGCTCAAGGAGGGGCCCATCACCTCCAGGACCGTGCTGCCGTTCCGCAGCTTCGTCCAGGAGCCGATGCACCACGGCCGGCTGGTGCTCGCCGGCGACGCCGCGCACACCGTGCCGCCGACCGGCGCCAAGGGCCTCAACCTGGCCCTGGCCGACGTACGGGTACTGGCCGAGGAACTCGAGCGGGCGGTCGCGAGCGGTGACACCGCCCCGCTGGCGACCTACAGCGAGCGGGCCCTCGGCCGGGTCTGGAAGGCCCAGCACTTCTCCTACTGGATGACCACGATGCTGCACACGCTGCCGGGGGCCGGCCCGTTCGACGTCCGGCGCCAGGAGGGCGAACTGGCCGCGGTGACCGGCTCGACCGCGGGCTCGACCTACCTCGCCGAGGCCTACACCGGCTGGCCGGAAGGACGATGA
- a CDS encoding glucose/sorbosone family PQQ-dependent dehydrogenase, giving the protein MHHILRGPVATALVLALGASLTGAAVTGGDPLGDSDSDAVSPPARTSTPPAPGMFAKRVVATGLNNPYEIVRAPDGSLWATEKTGKKVTRVDPKTGAKTTLLSLPQAVHSEGGQDGVLGLAIEERRGTGEVYAYLSYTNDIDPTPVVQARTKIERYTYDPVRKRLHSPKAVIAGLPAGNDHQSARLRLGPDGKLYYTIGDQGVNQFGNTCKPSYAMRLPTAHEVEGRDWIAYQGKTLRLNTDGSVPSDNPVLGGVRSHVYTYGHRNAQGLAFGPDGTLYSNEQGPKTDDEINILKKGGNYGWPNVSGYRDDKAYVYANWSASWPTPCDELTFSNFEIPKTVPVQRETDFKQPFVQPVHTFGTVGSDFNFQNPRCARGEEWSLCWPTIAPSSFEHYGTSRKSAEATGKGIPGWNNSLVMTTLKDGTVYRVDLTPGGQGVGKVTELLMEHNRFRDTEFSADGRSLFVVTDSAGPVRDAQGSPVSDPLENPGAIIEYRLQG; this is encoded by the coding sequence ATGCACCACATACTGCGCGGGCCGGTGGCGACCGCACTCGTCCTGGCCCTCGGCGCCTCCCTCACCGGCGCCGCCGTCACCGGTGGAGACCCCTTGGGCGACTCGGACTCCGACGCCGTCTCCCCTCCCGCCCGCACCAGCACACCGCCCGCCCCTGGCATGTTCGCCAAGCGCGTCGTGGCCACCGGGCTGAACAACCCCTACGAGATCGTACGGGCCCCCGACGGGTCCCTGTGGGCCACCGAGAAGACCGGCAAAAAGGTCACCCGGGTCGATCCGAAGACCGGTGCCAAAACCACCCTGCTCAGCCTGCCGCAGGCCGTCCACAGCGAGGGCGGGCAGGACGGTGTGCTCGGCCTCGCCATCGAGGAACGGCGCGGGACGGGCGAGGTGTACGCGTACCTCTCCTACACCAACGACATCGACCCCACCCCGGTCGTGCAGGCCCGCACCAAGATCGAGCGCTACACCTACGACCCCGTCCGGAAGCGGCTGCACAGCCCGAAGGCCGTCATCGCCGGCCTGCCGGCCGGCAACGACCACCAGTCGGCACGGCTGCGACTGGGTCCCGACGGCAAGCTGTACTACACCATCGGTGACCAGGGGGTGAACCAGTTCGGGAACACCTGCAAGCCCAGCTACGCCATGCGGCTGCCCACCGCCCACGAAGTCGAGGGCAGGGACTGGATCGCCTATCAGGGGAAGACCCTGCGGCTGAACACCGACGGCTCGGTCCCCTCGGACAACCCGGTCCTGGGCGGCGTGCGCAGCCACGTCTACACCTACGGACACCGCAACGCGCAGGGCCTGGCCTTCGGCCCCGACGGCACGCTCTACTCGAACGAGCAGGGCCCGAAGACCGACGACGAGATCAACATCCTGAAGAAGGGCGGCAACTACGGCTGGCCGAACGTCTCGGGCTACCGCGACGACAAGGCGTACGTCTACGCCAACTGGTCCGCCTCGTGGCCGACGCCGTGCGACGAGCTGACCTTCAGCAACTTCGAGATCCCCAAGACGGTCCCCGTCCAGCGGGAGACCGACTTCAAGCAGCCCTTCGTCCAGCCGGTCCACACCTTCGGCACCGTGGGCTCGGACTTCAACTTCCAGAACCCCAGGTGCGCGCGGGGCGAGGAGTGGTCCCTGTGCTGGCCCACCATCGCGCCCTCCAGCTTCGAGCACTACGGGACGTCCAGGAAGTCCGCCGAAGCCACCGGTAAGGGCATCCCGGGCTGGAACAACTCCCTGGTGATGACCACCCTCAAGGACGGCACCGTCTACCGCGTCGACCTCACGCCGGGAGGCCAGGGCGTCGGCAAGGTCACCGAGCTCCTCATGGAGCACAACCGCTTCCGTGACACGGAGTTCAGCGCCGACGGCAGGTCCCTCTTCGTCGTGACCGACTCCGCGGGCCCCGTCCGTGACGCGCAGGGCAGTCCGGTCTCCGACCCCCTGGAGAACCCGGGCGCGATCATCGAGTACCGCCTGCAGGGCTGA
- a CDS encoding TetR/AcrR family transcriptional regulator: MATNRTAKSIATRQRFVDEALRLFKEQGYERTSMAQIAAAAGSSRANLYLYFNSKSQIIRARMAEIEAEVAELYAVLDGMPGHTPEAMREWLGTAREMWLRYATEFEAVNQAMAIDPDVLEEWLGLIRRVSSAHASLHLDGAAEDERVAREVHMTTLMMSLERNFYFLYIRGHKEREELILTSLARQWAQLFAD; this comes from the coding sequence ATGGCAACGAACCGTACGGCCAAGAGCATCGCCACCCGTCAGCGATTCGTCGACGAAGCCCTGCGCCTCTTCAAGGAACAGGGGTACGAACGCACGTCCATGGCCCAGATCGCGGCCGCGGCCGGCAGCAGCCGGGCCAATCTGTACCTGTACTTCAACAGCAAGTCCCAGATCATCAGGGCCCGCATGGCCGAGATCGAGGCCGAGGTGGCCGAGCTCTACGCCGTACTGGACGGGATGCCGGGGCACACACCCGAGGCCATGCGGGAGTGGCTGGGCACCGCCCGTGAGATGTGGCTGCGCTACGCCACCGAGTTCGAGGCCGTCAACCAGGCCATGGCCATCGATCCGGACGTCCTCGAGGAGTGGCTGGGCCTGATCCGGCGCGTCTCGTCGGCCCACGCGTCGCTCCACCTGGACGGTGCGGCGGAGGACGAGCGGGTGGCACGCGAAGTGCACATGACCACGCTGATGATGAGCCTGGAACGCAACTTCTACTTCCTGTACATCCGCGGCCACAAGGAGCGGGAGGAGCTGATCCTCACCTCGCTGGCCCGGCAGTGGGCCCAGCTGTTCGCCGACTGA